CGCGGTGCCGGGTATGCTGTCGGGGCCGACGACGGCGACCGACCCCTCGGGGCTCTGCGAGCCCCTGACGAGCGCAGAGGTCGCCGACCGGACGGTCACGCGGGTGTAGTTCAATGGTAGAACTTCAGCTTCCCAAGCTGATGGCGCGGGTTCGATTCCCGTCACCCGCTCCACGCGTCACGGCCGGTACCCCTCGGGTGCCGGCCGCCGTCGTATCCGGGCGCGTGCGTCACTCGTCCGTGTAGTCGGGATCGACGGCCCGGATGAAGTCGCGGACCGAGGTCGACGGGTTGGCCGGTTGCGAAGTCCCGTCGCGGGCGTGTCGCTCGTCGAGAAGCCGCGAGCGGCGCGCCGCGGCGAACCGCCGATCGAGGAACGCGGCCGCATCGATCGTCTTTCCTGAGACCCCCGCGAGGTCGCGCGCTGCCGTCACCGCCTGCCGGGTCGTCATCGCGGCCGTCTGGTCACGCTCGTGGAGCAGGAGCCAGAGCTCGAAGCAGGGGTGAGACAGCGCGACATGGACGCCGGAGGCCGCCGCGAGCGCGATCGCCTCATCCAGCCGAGGGTGCGGCTTGGGCGCCTCGACGTCGAAGATGCACCAGACCTCGTCGACCTCCGGATCGCGAGATCTCTCTGCTGCAGCCGTCACGAGCGGCAGCGGGACGGCGTGTCGCGGGTCCAGCTCGATCACCACGGCGGAACGGTCACGCACGGCCTGGAGTCGCCTCAGGCCCGCCACGTAGGCCGGTTCCGTCTCCGAGCCCTCGCAGAAGACGACGACCGTCTTCCGCTCGGGTCTCGTCCCGACGCGGCGGGTCAGCGAGCGGGCCCGCGCTCCACGACGCACGCGGACTATCCGATCAGGCCGAGCGCACGGAAGAGGCCTGTCCGGTCGATGTCGGGCACGGCACCGAACCGTCCGTGGAGGTACGCGTCGGCGAGATTCTGCGACCGTCGGACCCGCTCACCGGCGAACTCCGAGAGTGCCCCCAGACGAGTCGCGCCGCTGGAGAGCTTCTCGGTCAGCCACACCTCGTCGCGGTTGAGCTCGTCGAGCAGCTGCGTGTCGTGCGCACTGAAGACGAGCTGGGCGCCGCGCGGATTCGTCGAGCGCTCGCCGAACAGCCTGAGAACCTGGGCGGAGAGCGTCGGGTGCAGGCTGGCGTCGAGCTCGTCGATCACGATCAAAGAGCCTTGTCCGAGCGCACGGACGACGGGTCCGATCAGACGGAACCACGTCCGTGTCCCCTGCGACTCGACCTCCAAGTCGAAGGGCACACGCGCGTCGTCCCCGCGATGGACCAGCTGGAGTCGCCTGTCGGGCATCGTCGTTCCGTCCGGCATCAGGTGCTCGAAGTTGACGACCTTCACGTCCTCGACCCCGAGGTCGGCCATCCTGAGCAGCTCGAGTGCCAGTTCTCGTCCTCGGTGTCGGTTCACGGCGGGGTCGTCCGGGCCGAAGAGGGGATCCTGCGCTTCACGGGGGTCCAGCAGTCGCGACGTGGAGGCGTACGAGAAACCCCAGGACGCGAAGACGCGATTCCGCAGCGGGACGGCGCCAGGGATGATCGTCTGCGCGTCGAGGAGCTCTCGCGCGAAGCGAGCCGTCTTCGGCTCGTCGAACCGGCGCGCGGTCGACAGCGCGAGCGACCGCGGGGTGATGAGCTCGCGGGCTCCGGACAGCGCACCGAGTCCCCGCGCGAGGACGAGCCCCTGGCCGCGGCGCTCGAACACACGGCGACGTCGGCGCTCCGGGTACTCGAACAACGCCTCGTGCTCGACCCTGTCGGACGAGACCTCGAGCTCGTACTCGAAGCGCACCCCGTCGATCGAGGCGTCGAGGACGAACTCCGCCGTGCCGCTGGGCCAGGCGGCGAACGCGAACGGCTCGAACGGGATCTCCTCGTCCCACAACCGGATCGAGTCCTGGACGGCCGAGCGAAGCCAGCCCAGAGCGGCGAGCACGTTCGACTTCCCTGAGGCGTTCGGACCGTAGATCGCCGCACGCGTCAACAGGCTCTCGCCCAGACCAGCGATCTCGTGAGCCGCTTCGCGGTCACGGTCGATGGCCACCATCGAGAGCTCGACGGGCTCGGCGATCGACCGGAAGTTGCTGGCGGCGAAGCGGATCAGCATGGCGCCGAGCATACAGGCGCGATGTCGACAGATGCTCGATCTCGTCGAAGCATGACGAGATCATCGCTGTAACGACACCGGTCGCGCAGACAGCGGGGCAACGCCGCTGGGCGGGCTCGACGGAGCGGCTACTCGGCGGCGGGGTTCCACCCCGGCATGCCGGGCCAGTGCGCCCACTCCTCGAAGTGCCGGACGCGCCCGTCGCCCGCGAACCGCAGGATCCACAGGTCGCGGTACTCGTGCGGCTCGTCGCCGCCGTACTGGACGTCCACCCGCACGACGGCGGTGTCGCCCTGCACCGCGACGGGCGCGGCGTGCATGGTGAACGCGGAGTCGTCGGGCCAGAACTCGCGGACGGCGTCGATCCCCGTGAGGCCGTCGTCGTAGGCGGACCGCAGGTAGCGCACGTCGTCGGTGAAGAGCTGGCCGAGACCCGCCACGTCGTTGCCGCGCCACGCCCGCTCGTACCCGTCGACCCACGTCATGACGTCCATGCCGTCGAGTGTGGCGCCGAGCGCCGCGCTCCGCACCGGCTGCCGCGTCGACCGTCGCCACGGCATCTCCGACCAGGGCGGACGTCCAGTTGGGGACGTCCCGTGAAGGGGCCGACGAGGGCCTTGTGACACGCCCGACGCCGTCGAGAGGGTGGGCGCGGCGCGTGCCGGCCGACAGGTCGCACAGGGGCGGCCGACGGCACGCCGGCAGGGGGAAGCATGCAGTTGCGCAGATCAGCACGCACGCTCGTCGCGGCGCTCGCCGCACTGACCGCCGCCGCCGCGGTCGTCCCGACGGCGACGGCGGCGTCCGCGGCACCCACCGGTGGTGGGGACACGACGTCCCGGTCCGAGGCCGCACGCGTCGACCGGGTGAAGGCCCCGGACCTCGGGTGGTTCGACTGCAGCCCGCTGTTCGGCTCGACGGCCGAGTGCGGGGTGGCAGCGCTCCCGCTCGACTACGACGAGCCGCGCGGCGCGACGACCGAGGTCGCGGTGCTGCGGATCCCGGCGTCCGACCCGGCGCGGAAGATCGGCACCCTCTTCCTCAACCCCGGCGGTCCCGGTGGTTCGGGCGTCGAGATCGCCGCCGTGGCCCCGCAGTTCCTCAGCCCCGAGCTGCTCGCCCGGTTCGACGTCGTCGGCATCGACCCGCGCGGCACGAACTTCAGCAGCAACGTGCAGTGCTTCAAGGACGTGGGCCAGCAGGCGGCCGCGCTGTCCGGCCTGCTCGACGTCGCGTTCCCCGTGGACTACGCGGAGACGAAGGCCGCGGTCGCGTCGTCGGAGAAGTTCGGCCGGGCCTGCTCG
The sequence above is a segment of the Cellulomonas fimi genome. Coding sequences within it:
- a CDS encoding nuclear transport factor 2 family protein, giving the protein MDVMTWVDGYERAWRGNDVAGLGQLFTDDVRYLRSAYDDGLTGIDAVREFWPDDSAFTMHAAPVAVQGDTAVVRVDVQYGGDEPHEYRDLWILRFAGDGRVRHFEEWAHWPGMPGWNPAAE
- a CDS encoding AAA family ATPase, with translation MLIRFAASNFRSIAEPVELSMVAIDRDREAAHEIAGLGESLLTRAAIYGPNASGKSNVLAALGWLRSAVQDSIRLWDEEIPFEPFAFAAWPSGTAEFVLDASIDGVRFEYELEVSSDRVEHEALFEYPERRRRRVFERRGQGLVLARGLGALSGARELITPRSLALSTARRFDEPKTARFARELLDAQTIIPGAVPLRNRVFASWGFSYASTSRLLDPREAQDPLFGPDDPAVNRHRGRELALELLRMADLGVEDVKVVNFEHLMPDGTTMPDRRLQLVHRGDDARVPFDLEVESQGTRTWFRLIGPVVRALGQGSLIVIDELDASLHPTLSAQVLRLFGERSTNPRGAQLVFSAHDTQLLDELNRDEVWLTEKLSSGATRLGALSEFAGERVRRSQNLADAYLHGRFGAVPDIDRTGLFRALGLIG
- a CDS encoding RloB family protein: MRRGARARSLTRRVGTRPERKTVVVFCEGSETEPAYVAGLRRLQAVRDRSAVVIELDPRHAVPLPLVTAAAERSRDPEVDEVWCIFDVEAPKPHPRLDEAIALAAASGVHVALSHPCFELWLLLHERDQTAAMTTRQAVTAARDLAGVSGKTIDAAAFLDRRFAAARRSRLLDERHARDGTSQPANPSTSVRDFIRAVDPDYTDE